One Nonomuraea angiospora DNA segment encodes these proteins:
- a CDS encoding (2Fe-2S)-binding protein has translation MKVRFTVNGRTHQIDVEPRTSLADALRDRLGLTGTTLGCEHGVCGSCTVLVDGTAIRSCLTLAVQAEGADVRTVEGLADGDEPHPLQEAFAAEHALQCGFCTPGFLMLLAGALAEEPELDRDERRLDAVLASNLCRCTGYAGIRRAAVRAAESLRANGG, from the coding sequence GTGAAGGTCCGGTTCACGGTCAACGGCCGGACCCACCAGATCGACGTGGAGCCGCGGACGAGCCTGGCCGACGCGCTGCGCGACCGGCTGGGCCTGACCGGGACCACCTTGGGGTGCGAGCACGGGGTGTGCGGCTCGTGCACCGTGCTGGTGGACGGGACGGCCATCCGCTCCTGCCTGACCCTGGCCGTACAGGCGGAGGGCGCCGACGTCCGCACCGTCGAAGGGCTGGCCGACGGCGACGAGCCGCACCCGCTGCAGGAGGCGTTCGCGGCCGAGCACGCGCTGCAGTGCGGCTTCTGCACCCCCGGCTTCCTCATGCTGCTCGCCGGCGCGCTGGCCGAGGAGCCGGAGCTGGACCGCGACGAGCGGCGGCTCGACGCGGTGCTGGCCTCCAACCTGTGCCGCTGCACGGGGTACGCGGGCATCCGCCGCGCCGCCGTCCGCGCGGCGGAAAGCCTACGCGCGAACGGCGGCTGA
- a CDS encoding amino acid ABC transporter permease yields MSVLLDHLPELWQGLIVTFQLTAASFAGAAVLGALVCALRVSPVRVLRAIGTAYVESFQNLPLLVLLVLAFFGLPEIGVQAEPLVTAIVVIAVYEAAYVGEALRSGVNSVSRGQGEAARAIGLTFSQSLRHVVLPQALRTVVQPLGNIFIATTMNTALAAAVGVVDLTAAANRVNLVEAQPIPIFVGAGLAYALIAAAVGFTTGRLERKLVILR; encoded by the coding sequence ATGTCCGTTCTCCTCGATCACCTGCCCGAGCTGTGGCAGGGGCTGATCGTGACGTTCCAGCTCACCGCCGCGTCCTTCGCGGGCGCGGCGGTGCTGGGGGCGCTGGTGTGCGCCCTGCGCGTCAGCCCCGTGCGGGTGCTGCGCGCCATCGGCACCGCGTACGTGGAGTCCTTCCAGAACCTGCCGCTGCTCGTCCTGCTCGTCCTGGCCTTCTTCGGCCTGCCGGAGATCGGCGTCCAGGCCGAGCCGCTGGTCACCGCCATCGTGGTCATCGCCGTGTACGAGGCCGCGTACGTCGGCGAGGCCCTGCGCTCCGGCGTGAACTCGGTGAGCAGGGGGCAGGGCGAGGCGGCGCGGGCGATCGGGCTGACGTTCAGCCAGTCGCTCAGGCACGTGGTCCTGCCGCAGGCGCTGCGCACGGTCGTCCAGCCGCTCGGCAACATCTTCATCGCCACCACGATGAACACCGCCCTGGCCGCCGCCGTCGGCGTCGTGGACCTGACGGCCGCCGCCAACCGGGTGAACCTCGTCGAGGCCCAGCCCATCCCGATCTTCGTCGGCGCGGGCCTGGCGTACGCCCTGATCGCCGCGGCGGTGGGATTCACCACCGGCCGGCTCGAACGCAAGCTGGTGATCCTGCGGTGA
- a CDS encoding amino acid ABC transporter permease: MSVLFDEPGPKARRRIRVATVLGVLAAVALAVLAVRQFAANGQLDAARWQPYATWPMWRYLLTGLWSTVLAAVVSAALSMAFGLLLALGRLSHRRWIRLPAAAYVEVVRVVPALLLVYVVLFALPRYGLDLPLFWKLAVPLTVSNAAAFAEIFRAGINSVERGQTEAGLAVGLTPFQTMRLVVLPQAARRVLPSIVSQSVGLLKDTSLGFVVSYGELLYSGKVLAAYNGLLIQTYLVVALIYLAVNVSLSKLARTLEARQAGTLIRFSRRTARA; encoded by the coding sequence GTGAGCGTCCTCTTCGACGAACCCGGCCCCAAGGCGCGCCGGCGCATCCGCGTGGCGACCGTGCTGGGCGTCCTGGCCGCCGTCGCGCTCGCCGTCCTGGCCGTGCGGCAGTTCGCGGCCAACGGGCAGCTCGACGCCGCCCGCTGGCAGCCGTACGCGACCTGGCCGATGTGGCGCTACCTCCTGACGGGGCTGTGGTCCACGGTCCTGGCGGCCGTCGTGTCGGCGGCGCTGTCCATGGCGTTCGGCCTGCTCCTGGCCCTGGGGCGGCTCTCGCACCGCAGGTGGATCCGCCTCCCGGCCGCCGCCTACGTCGAGGTCGTCAGGGTCGTGCCGGCGCTGCTGCTGGTGTACGTGGTGCTGTTCGCGCTGCCGCGCTACGGCCTGGACCTGCCGCTGTTCTGGAAGCTGGCCGTGCCCTTGACGGTCTCGAACGCGGCCGCCTTCGCCGAGATCTTCCGCGCCGGCATCAACTCCGTCGAACGCGGCCAGACCGAGGCGGGCCTGGCCGTCGGCCTCACGCCGTTCCAGACCATGCGCCTCGTCGTGCTGCCCCAGGCGGCCCGCCGCGTGCTGCCGTCGATCGTCAGCCAGTCGGTCGGCCTGCTCAAGGACACCTCGCTGGGCTTCGTCGTCAGCTACGGCGAGCTGCTCTACAGCGGCAAGGTGCTGGCGGCCTACAACGGCCTGCTCATCCAGACGTACCTGGTCGTCGCGTTGATCTATCTCGCGGTCAACGTGTCCCTGTCCAAGCTGGCCCGCACGCTGGAGGCGCGACAGGCCGGCACCCTCATCCGATTCAGCAGGAGAACCGCTCGTGCCTGA
- a CDS encoding xanthine dehydrogenase family protein molybdopterin-binding subunit, which yields MRYIGMPLARREDRDLLTGRARRVADLDLPGTLELAFTRSPVPHARIRGVDVAAALKEEGVAGAWSAADLPYLATRAMPGEKGLPPWPLLATGRVRYPGEALAVVAAGTRARAEDGAEAVRLNLEPLPFTRTGAPLAEGTPRLFDDRDNLAAERTFGRPADDVFATAPVVVEGAYREQLLLPTSLEPRAILVAPGGGHRLTVWVSHQAQHRLRDALAAALGLDRERIRVIVPATGGAFGAKSQTYPEYLVAALLAVHLGRPVRWCEDRAEAMLAGPRGRGQHQRVRLAADEDGTFLAYELLVDAGIGAYPHLGAFVPMMTGAMSTGAYRTPRVHTRVRCVLTNTAPTTSYRGAGRPEAAYALERTVDRLARRLGLDPAELRRRNFVRPGQYPYLTPTGRTYDSGDYAAALDRALAAVGYDELRAEQARRREDGGRPLGVGIATYVERSGGPPDSDEFGSVEACADGTFIARVGSTSTGQGHFTAFAQVVASVLDVEVDRVRVVEGDTGEVPYGFATFGSRSMQVGGAALWRAAEALVAAARRRCAELLGVGEEDVSYTAGRLMAGGAPHPALQDDTETLNVETGPLPGLPIGELVARTGPLRADEIVAPPQAFPYGAHVAVVEVDPDLGTVHVRQLVAVDDYGVVVNPMIVTGQGYGSIAQGLGQALYEQAVIGEDGLPCASTLFDYLLPTAADMPPVTLLQTVTPNPNTPLGAKGAGEAGCIGIPPAVVNAVCDALDLDHIDMPLTPAAVWAATKGSGPRG from the coding sequence TTGCGGTACATCGGGATGCCGCTCGCGCGGCGGGAGGATCGCGACCTGCTCACCGGACGGGCGCGCCGGGTCGCCGATCTGGACCTCCCGGGCACGCTGGAGCTCGCGTTCACCCGCAGCCCGGTGCCGCACGCGCGGATCCGCGGCGTCGACGTCGCCGCCGCGCTCAAGGAGGAGGGGGTGGCGGGCGCGTGGTCGGCCGCCGACCTGCCGTACCTCGCCACCCGCGCGATGCCCGGCGAGAAGGGCCTGCCGCCGTGGCCGCTGCTCGCCACGGGCCGCGTCCGCTACCCGGGGGAGGCGCTCGCGGTGGTCGCGGCCGGCACGCGCGCCCGCGCCGAGGACGGCGCCGAGGCCGTCCGCCTGAACCTCGAACCGCTGCCCTTCACCCGCACCGGCGCCCCTTTGGCGGAGGGAACGCCCCGGCTGTTCGACGACCGCGACAACCTGGCCGCCGAACGCACCTTCGGCCGCCCCGCCGACGACGTGTTCGCCACCGCCCCGGTCGTCGTCGAGGGCGCCTACCGCGAGCAGCTCCTGCTCCCCACGTCCCTGGAGCCACGGGCGATCCTGGTCGCCCCGGGAGGCGGGCACCGCCTCACCGTGTGGGTCTCCCACCAGGCCCAGCACCGGCTGCGCGACGCGCTCGCCGCGGCGCTCGGCCTCGACCGGGAACGGATCCGGGTGATCGTCCCGGCCACCGGCGGGGCGTTCGGCGCCAAGAGCCAGACCTACCCGGAGTATCTGGTCGCCGCCCTGCTCGCCGTCCACCTCGGCCGCCCGGTCCGCTGGTGCGAGGACCGCGCCGAGGCCATGCTGGCGGGCCCGCGCGGCCGCGGCCAGCACCAGCGCGTACGGCTGGCGGCCGACGAGGACGGCACCTTCCTCGCGTACGAGTTGCTCGTCGACGCCGGCATCGGCGCCTACCCGCACCTCGGCGCCTTCGTCCCCATGATGACCGGGGCGATGAGCACCGGCGCCTATCGCACGCCCCGGGTGCACACGCGCGTCAGGTGCGTGCTCACCAACACCGCCCCGACGACCTCCTACCGCGGCGCCGGCCGCCCCGAGGCCGCCTACGCCCTCGAACGCACCGTGGACCGCCTCGCCCGCCGGCTCGGTCTGGACCCGGCCGAGCTGCGCCGCCGCAACTTCGTCCGCCCCGGCCAGTACCCCTACCTGACGCCGACCGGCCGCACGTACGACTCGGGCGACTACGCCGCCGCCCTCGACCGGGCCCTGGCCGCCGTCGGCTACGACGAGCTCCGCGCCGAGCAGGCCCGCCGCCGCGAGGACGGCGGACGGCCGCTCGGGGTGGGGATCGCCACATATGTCGAACGCTCGGGAGGCCCGCCGGACAGCGACGAGTTCGGGAGCGTGGAGGCGTGCGCGGACGGGACGTTCATCGCCCGCGTCGGATCGACGTCCACCGGTCAGGGCCACTTCACCGCGTTCGCCCAGGTGGTGGCCTCGGTGCTGGACGTGGAGGTGGACCGGGTCCGCGTCGTCGAGGGCGACACCGGCGAGGTCCCCTACGGCTTCGCCACCTTCGGCAGCCGCTCCATGCAGGTGGGCGGCGCGGCGCTGTGGCGCGCCGCCGAAGCCCTCGTGGCCGCCGCCCGCCGCCGCTGCGCCGAACTGCTGGGGGTGGGGGAGGAGGACGTCTCGTACACCGCGGGCCGCCTGATGGCAGGCGGCGCCCCCCACCCCGCCCTCCAGGACGACACCGAAACGCTCAACGTCGAGACCGGCCCCCTCCCCGGGCTGCCCATCGGCGAGCTGGTCGCCCGCACCGGCCCCCTGCGCGCCGACGAGATCGTCGCCCCGCCCCAGGCCTTCCCGTACGGCGCCCACGTCGCCGTGGTGGAGGTGGACCCGGACCTGGGCACCGTCCACGTGCGCCAGCTGGTGGCCGTGGACGACTACGGGGTGGTCGTCAACCCCATGATCGTCACCGGCCAGGGTTACGGCTCCATCGCCCAGGGCCTCGGCCAGGCCCTCTACGAGCAGGCGGTCATCGGCGAGGATGGCCTGCCCTGCGCCTCGACCCTCTTCGACTACCTCCTGCCCACCGCCGCCGACATGCCCCCCGTCACCCTCCTGCAGACCGTCACCCCCAACCCCAACACCCCGCTGGGCGCCAAGGGCGCGGGGGAGGCCGGCTGCATCGGCATCCCCCCGGCCGTCGTCAACGCCGTCTGCGACGCCCTCGACCTCGACCACATCGACATGCCCCTGACCCCCGCCGCGGTGTGGGCGGCCACGAAGGGTTCGGGGCCACGCGGCTAG
- a CDS encoding ROK family transcriptional regulator translates to MKQRLPVQGAQGDLLRLVATGKAESRADLARLSGLAASSVSLRVEELIDAGLLAEEGSGTSRGGRRPRRLRLSPGAGVLAVADLGAHHVRLGLLDLSGTPLVIEERGCEINDGPQVTLDRIADAFDELLAAHVPPSVPLRGVGTGIPGPVDPSSLRVVTPSRMPGWNEFPVADHLAARYDLPILVENDANLMAAGEARWWPGSQNLMIVKAGTGIGCGVIVNGRLHRGRGAAGDISHVRVRSDSSVVCACGHPDCLEAYASGAALMAALRESGIEVTRTADIVTLVNDAIPEATSLARTAGRRIGEVLTVLVNFFNPDVVAVGGSLSAAEPLITSIRAAVWERCLPLATRDLEIAPARGGRDAALLGAGTLLLEAALA, encoded by the coding sequence ATGAAGCAGCGGCTGCCCGTGCAGGGGGCACAGGGCGACCTGCTGAGACTCGTCGCCACCGGCAAGGCCGAGTCACGCGCCGACCTCGCCCGCTTATCCGGCCTGGCGGCCTCCAGCGTGTCGCTGCGCGTGGAGGAGCTCATAGACGCGGGCCTGCTGGCCGAGGAGGGCTCGGGCACCTCGCGCGGCGGCCGCCGCCCCCGCCGGCTGCGGCTCTCCCCCGGCGCCGGCGTGCTGGCCGTCGCCGACCTGGGCGCCCACCACGTACGCCTCGGCCTCCTGGACCTCAGCGGCACGCCTCTCGTCATCGAGGAGCGCGGCTGCGAGATCAACGACGGCCCGCAGGTCACCCTGGACCGCATCGCGGACGCGTTCGACGAGCTGCTGGCCGCCCACGTGCCCCCGTCGGTCCCCCTGCGGGGGGTGGGCACCGGCATCCCGGGCCCGGTGGACCCGTCGAGCCTGCGCGTGGTGACGCCCTCGCGCATGCCCGGCTGGAACGAGTTCCCGGTGGCCGACCACCTGGCCGCCCGCTACGACCTGCCGATCCTCGTCGAGAACGACGCCAACCTGATGGCCGCGGGCGAGGCGCGCTGGTGGCCCGGCAGCCAGAACCTCATGATCGTCAAGGCCGGCACGGGCATAGGCTGCGGCGTCATCGTCAACGGCCGCCTGCACCGGGGCAGGGGCGCGGCCGGCGACATCAGCCACGTGCGGGTGCGCTCGGACTCCTCGGTCGTGTGCGCCTGCGGGCATCCGGACTGCCTGGAGGCGTACGCGAGCGGTGCCGCCCTCATGGCGGCCCTGCGCGAGTCCGGCATCGAGGTGACCCGCACGGCGGACATCGTCACCCTGGTCAACGACGCCATCCCGGAGGCCACGAGCCTGGCCCGCACCGCGGGCCGGCGCATCGGCGAGGTCCTGACGGTGCTGGTGAACTTCTTCAACCCGGACGTGGTGGCGGTGGGCGGCAGCCTGTCGGCGGCGGAGCCGCTGATCACCTCGATCAGGGCGGCGGTGTGGGAACGCTGCCTGCCGCTGGCGACGCGCGACCTGGAGATAGCCCCTGCCCGGGGCGGCCGGGACGCGGCCCTGCTGGGCGCCGGCACCCTCCTGCTGGAGGCCGCCCTGGCCTGA
- a CDS encoding FAD binding domain-containing protein, whose product MKPAQFDYVAPASVPEAVAVLAEHGPQSRVLAGGQSLLIELRYRTARPALVVDVNRLPGLSQVTVEDGSVHVGALVRHAQLERARFDDPLAELFRQVAPYVGHPPIRARGTFAGSLAWAHPASEWCALAMALDAGIEVTGPAGARTVPAGAWFRGAFRTACLPEELVTGVRLPRPPAGAVAAFAEHRRTHSGFALSAALVMLRLAAGRVEWVRVGLANAADVPLRAVEAERLMTGERPEPELFAQAGALAAAEADPPEGPHAPAAYLRHALSTLVRRCLARAVHHAGTP is encoded by the coding sequence ATGAAACCGGCACAATTCGACTACGTCGCGCCTGCCTCCGTACCGGAGGCCGTGGCCGTGCTGGCCGAGCACGGGCCGCAGAGCCGCGTGCTGGCGGGCGGCCAGAGCCTGCTCATCGAGCTGCGCTACCGGACCGCGCGCCCGGCCCTGGTGGTGGACGTCAACCGCCTCCCCGGGCTCTCGCAGGTCACGGTCGAGGACGGCTCCGTCCACGTCGGCGCGCTGGTCCGGCACGCGCAGCTGGAGCGCGCCCGGTTCGACGACCCGCTGGCCGAGCTGTTCCGCCAGGTGGCGCCGTACGTCGGCCACCCGCCCATCCGCGCCCGCGGCACCTTCGCGGGCAGCCTGGCCTGGGCGCATCCGGCGTCGGAGTGGTGCGCGCTGGCCATGGCCCTGGACGCCGGGATCGAGGTGACCGGCCCCGCGGGAGCGCGTACGGTGCCCGCCGGCGCGTGGTTCCGCGGCGCGTTCCGGACCGCCTGCCTGCCGGAGGAGCTGGTCACCGGCGTCCGGCTGCCGCGCCCGCCGGCCGGGGCCGTCGCGGCCTTCGCCGAGCACCGCCGCACCCACAGCGGCTTCGCCCTGTCCGCCGCCCTGGTGATGCTGCGGCTGGCCGCGGGCCGCGTCGAGTGGGTCCGCGTCGGGCTCGCGAACGCGGCGGACGTCCCCCTCCGCGCGGTCGAGGCCGAGCGGCTGATGACGGGCGAGCGGCCGGAGCCGGAGCTGTTCGCGCAGGCCGGCGCGCTGGCCGCCGCCGAGGCGGACCCGCCGGAAGGGCCGCACGCGCCGGCCGCCTACCTCAGGCACGCGCTGTCCACGCTCGTACGGCGCTGCCTGGCCCGAGCCGTCCACCACGCGGGGACCCCGTGA
- a CDS encoding phosphotransferase family protein: MPCTPFPCGGAGFFKEAPGPPPCAGAGTWAEQAAGLADRLGPVAGAAILTPALHARCRDLLLDGTRWDQPCVYVHGDFHPRHLLSAGSRIEAVIDWAHCGAAGPWLDLARMDFREPGSQRAMLDAYFPAGIPADTPQHLANHRLLYMLLALVWEYECGGDWLHERVPGIESALAAL; encoded by the coding sequence GTGCCGTGCACTCCCTTCCCGTGCGGGGGGGCAGGCTTCTTCAAGGAGGCGCCCGGCCCGCCCCCGTGCGCCGGTGCGGGGACGTGGGCTGAGCAGGCCGCGGGGCTGGCGGATCGGCTCGGCCCTGTCGCCGGCGCCGCGATCCTGACCCCGGCGCTCCATGCCCGATGCCGGGATCTCCTCCTGGACGGGACTCGCTGGGATCAGCCCTGCGTGTACGTGCACGGTGATTTCCACCCGCGGCATCTGCTGTCGGCCGGGTCCCGGATCGAGGCGGTCATCGACTGGGCGCACTGCGGCGCGGCCGGTCCATGGCTGGACCTGGCCAGGATGGACTTCCGCGAGCCCGGCTCGCAGCGCGCGATGCTCGACGCGTACTTCCCGGCGGGAATTCCGGCCGACACGCCACAGCACCTGGCGAACCACCGGCTGCTCTACATGCTGCTGGCACTCGTGTGGGAGTACGAGTGCGGCGGGGACTGGCTGCACGAGCGCGTGCCGGGCATCGAATCGGCACTCGCCGCCCTCTAG
- a CDS encoding GntR family transcriptional regulator: MGRVPAARRSVLTEDVHERVKGLIMNGDLEPGARVNIYAVARLLEVSQTPVREVLSALESEGLLTKEALRGYSVAPLLTPGQIADLYQLRLLLEPWAAGRAAELVTAEAGERVRAELASVPKAPQGTRYEDYHGLADHDARFHDLIAELSGSGALRESLRRTHSHLHLFRIEYAGRRDGDPTLAEHARIAEAVVAGRPEAASEAMRAHLAAARDRFLQMGP, encoded by the coding sequence ATGGGCCGCGTCCCGGCCGCCCGGCGGAGCGTTCTCACCGAGGACGTCCACGAGCGCGTCAAGGGCCTGATCATGAACGGCGACCTGGAGCCCGGCGCCCGCGTCAACATCTACGCCGTCGCCAGGCTGCTCGAGGTCTCCCAGACGCCGGTGCGCGAGGTGCTGTCCGCACTGGAGTCCGAGGGCCTGCTGACCAAGGAGGCGCTGCGCGGCTACTCCGTGGCGCCACTGCTCACGCCCGGCCAGATCGCCGACCTCTACCAGCTCAGGCTGCTCCTGGAGCCGTGGGCGGCCGGGCGCGCGGCCGAGCTGGTGACGGCCGAGGCGGGGGAGCGCGTGCGGGCCGAGCTGGCCAGCGTCCCGAAGGCGCCCCAGGGCACCAGGTACGAGGACTACCACGGCCTGGCCGACCACGACGCCCGCTTCCACGACCTGATCGCCGAGCTCTCGGGCAGCGGCGCGTTGCGGGAGTCGCTCCGGCGTACCCACTCCCACCTGCACCTGTTCCGCATCGAGTACGCGGGCCGCCGCGACGGCGACCCCACGCTGGCCGAGCACGCCCGCATCGCCGAGGCCGTCGTGGCGGGCAGGCCGGAGGCCGCCTCCGAGGCCATGCGGGCCCACCTCGCCGCCGCTCGCGACCGTTTCCTCCAGATGGGACCCTGA
- a CDS encoding glutamate ABC transporter substrate-binding protein, producing the protein MKRFVAVVAVSLLALAACGESSSPAVPGAPSEKGADVLAKAPVAAAADILPGSTMEKIKQRGELLVGGSLDAPLLSQQNPATGEVEGFDADMGKALAKYILGEPKVKIVNSASETREALLANGTVDVVFQTYTITEERAKQVAFAGPYYTSGLTIAVKKGTTGIAKPEDLNGKKVLAGANTPAIPAIKKLAPQAEIITFGSDPECVQALKQDRGVAYVQDETLLIADAKKDPSIEIVTKPFTVDPYGIGLKHGDDQFKKFVNDWLKKTQDTGVWQEIWKKSIGTVVTGDAPQPPQIGSVPGS; encoded by the coding sequence ATGAAGAGGTTTGTCGCCGTCGTCGCCGTCTCGCTCTTAGCGCTGGCGGCCTGTGGTGAGTCGAGTAGTCCCGCCGTGCCCGGAGCGCCGTCCGAGAAGGGCGCCGACGTCCTGGCCAAGGCGCCCGTCGCGGCGGCGGCCGACATCCTGCCCGGCTCCACCATGGAGAAGATCAAACAGCGCGGCGAGCTCCTCGTGGGCGGCTCGCTGGACGCGCCCCTGCTCTCCCAGCAGAACCCCGCCACCGGCGAGGTCGAGGGGTTCGACGCGGACATGGGCAAGGCGCTGGCCAAGTACATCCTGGGCGAGCCCAAGGTGAAGATCGTCAACTCGGCGTCGGAGACCCGGGAGGCGCTGCTGGCCAACGGGACCGTGGACGTCGTCTTCCAGACGTACACGATCACCGAGGAGCGGGCGAAGCAGGTGGCGTTCGCGGGCCCGTACTACACCTCGGGGCTGACGATCGCGGTGAAGAAGGGCACGACGGGCATCGCCAAGCCGGAGGACCTGAACGGCAAGAAGGTCCTGGCGGGCGCGAACACCCCGGCCATCCCCGCGATCAAGAAGCTGGCGCCGCAGGCGGAGATCATCACCTTCGGCAGCGACCCGGAGTGCGTCCAGGCGCTCAAGCAGGACCGGGGCGTGGCCTACGTGCAGGATGAGACGCTCCTCATCGCGGACGCCAAGAAGGACCCGTCGATCGAGATCGTCACCAAGCCGTTCACCGTGGACCCGTACGGGATCGGGCTCAAGCACGGTGACGACCAGTTCAAGAAGTTCGTCAACGACTGGCTGAAGAAGACCCAGGACACCGGGGTCTGGCAGGAGATCTGGAAGAAGTCCATCGGCACCGTGGTGACCGGCGACGCTCCCCAGCCGCCGCAGATCGGCTCCGTGCCGGGGTCCTGA
- a CDS encoding asparaginase yields MPDLVVLAEVIRSGFVESVHYGSAVGLDPSGRPEVTLGQVDAPVLPRSSAKPFQALACLIAGAALAGPRLAIAAGSHTGEDFHVELVREILDDYGLDFGALACPPSWPEDAPTMYGLIRQGAGQSRERMNCSGKHAAMLAAAVANDWDVPGYLSAGHPLQLQVRSVTEELAGEKTAHVAVDGCGAPLFGLSLTGLARAVQGLVLAAPGSAPRQVADAMRAHPEYVGGTGHQNTELMRALPGAVAKGGAEGVLVVALESGHSVAVKVIDGSPRATTAVALAVLRRMGCDVTTAAAFEQVDVLGGGIPVGRIVARA; encoded by the coding sequence GTGCCTGATCTAGTTGTGCTCGCCGAGGTGATCCGCTCCGGATTCGTGGAGAGCGTCCATTACGGCAGCGCCGTCGGCCTCGACCCGTCGGGGCGTCCCGAGGTGACCCTCGGGCAGGTGGACGCGCCGGTGCTGCCGCGCTCGTCCGCCAAGCCGTTCCAGGCGCTGGCCTGCCTGATCGCCGGCGCGGCACTGGCGGGGCCGCGGCTGGCCATCGCGGCGGGCAGCCACACGGGCGAGGACTTCCACGTGGAGCTGGTCCGCGAGATCCTCGACGACTACGGCCTGGACTTCGGCGCGCTGGCCTGCCCGCCGTCGTGGCCGGAGGACGCCCCCACCATGTACGGGCTCATCAGGCAGGGCGCCGGCCAGTCCCGCGAGCGCATGAACTGCTCCGGCAAGCACGCCGCCATGCTCGCCGCCGCCGTGGCCAACGACTGGGACGTGCCCGGCTACCTGTCGGCCGGCCACCCCCTGCAGCTTCAGGTCCGTTCGGTCACCGAGGAGCTGGCGGGGGAGAAGACCGCGCACGTGGCGGTGGACGGCTGCGGCGCGCCGCTGTTCGGCCTGTCGCTGACCGGGCTGGCGCGGGCCGTGCAGGGCCTGGTGCTGGCCGCGCCGGGCAGCGCGCCCCGCCAGGTCGCCGACGCCATGCGCGCGCACCCCGAGTACGTGGGCGGGACCGGGCACCAGAACACCGAGCTGATGCGGGCGCTGCCCGGCGCCGTGGCCAAGGGCGGCGCGGAGGGCGTGCTGGTGGTGGCCCTGGAGTCGGGTCACTCGGTGGCGGTCAAGGTCATCGACGGCAGCCCGCGCGCCACCACGGCCGTCGCCCTGGCGGTCCTGCGGCGCATGGGCTGCGACGTCACGACGGCGGCGGCGTTCGAGCAGGTGGACGTGCTGGGCGGCGGGATCCCCGTCGGCCGGATCGTCGCCCGCGCGTAG
- a CDS encoding mandelate racemase/muconate lactonizing enzyme family protein — MTKIVRADAYLVDLPVETVRTDAVQAFVKQETIFVELLTDDGLAGTGYSYTIGTGGRAVLSMLRDHLLPLLEGRDARDVEALWRELYASTRATAVGAITSLALAAVDTALWDLRCLRAGEPLWRLAGGFRQAVPVYDTEGGWLHLPLDDLVRGALAAQEAGLGGVKLKIGKPRIEEDVERVAAVRAAVGPGLDIMVDANQSMTYAEARRRAHALEPYQVYFFEEPLPADDVQGHRELARSTTIPVAVGESMYSVGQFRDYLARGAAAVVQADVARVGGITPWLKVAHLAEAFNVPVCPHFLMELHVSLVAAVPAGAYVEHIPQLRAITRSELPIEDGHAIAPDVPGLGIDWDRDAMDGLRVL, encoded by the coding sequence ATGACGAAGATCGTGCGCGCCGACGCGTACCTGGTCGACCTGCCCGTGGAGACCGTCAGGACGGATGCCGTGCAGGCGTTCGTCAAGCAGGAGACGATCTTCGTCGAGCTGCTCACCGATGACGGGCTGGCCGGGACCGGCTACTCGTACACGATCGGCACGGGCGGCCGCGCCGTGCTGTCCATGCTCCGCGACCACCTGCTGCCCCTGCTGGAGGGCCGCGACGCCCGCGACGTGGAGGCGCTGTGGCGCGAGCTGTACGCCTCCACGCGCGCCACCGCGGTCGGCGCGATCACCTCGCTGGCCCTGGCGGCCGTCGACACGGCGCTGTGGGACCTGCGCTGCCTGCGCGCGGGCGAGCCGCTGTGGCGGCTGGCGGGCGGGTTCAGGCAGGCCGTGCCGGTGTACGACACCGAGGGCGGCTGGCTGCACCTGCCGCTCGACGACCTGGTACGCGGGGCGCTGGCGGCCCAGGAGGCCGGGCTCGGCGGCGTCAAACTCAAGATCGGCAAGCCCCGGATCGAGGAGGACGTGGAGCGCGTCGCCGCCGTCCGGGCCGCCGTGGGCCCCGGGCTGGACATCATGGTGGACGCCAACCAGTCCATGACGTACGCCGAGGCCAGGCGGCGGGCGCACGCGCTGGAGCCGTACCAGGTGTACTTCTTCGAGGAGCCGCTGCCGGCCGACGACGTGCAGGGGCACCGGGAGCTGGCCCGCTCCACCACGATCCCGGTGGCGGTGGGCGAGTCGATGTACTCGGTGGGGCAGTTCCGCGACTACCTGGCGCGCGGGGCGGCCGCGGTGGTGCAGGCGGACGTGGCCAGGGTGGGTGGGATCACGCCGTGGCTGAAGGTGGCGCACCTGGCGGAGGCGTTCAACGTGCCGGTGTGCCCGCACTTCCTGATGGAGCTGCACGTCAGCCTGGTGGCCGCGGTGCCGGCGGGGGCGTACGTGGAGCACATCCCGCAGCTGCGCGCCATCACGCGGTCTGAGCTGCCGATCGAGGACGGCCACGCGATCGCGCCCGACGTGCCCGGCCTGGGCATCGACTGGGACCGGGACGCGATGGACGGCCTCAGGGTCCTCTGA